The following nucleotide sequence is from Ornithodoros turicata isolate Travis chromosome 2, ASM3712646v1, whole genome shotgun sequence.
AGCGGGGGCGACAGGGGACAATTGTTTTCCCCGACACTAAATCAGGGAAGAGGCTCTCGCGTCTTGCACTGCTACGACTGCTGCGACTTGACAGCCGAGACCGTTACTCGTAAATTGAGAATGAAGGGCGGAGAATTCCGAGGAACTGCTGCTGTCAAAATTTAAACCAGTCCAACCAGGGGCTGATGAAGTTTGAACCAGGGCTGCCCGATTGGCCATCCCAGTTAAGGTTGTGGCCCAAGTTGTCACCCTTTTAAGGGGAGTCAGAGGGTGAGAAGGGGGATCTGAGCTGGACAACGGAGTCGGAAAGTCAGGTTACTCGACTTTCCTCCGTCATGTGTTATATTTGACTCTTGTAAATAATGGTTGTAAATAAACCCCTCGTACATCACGGGAACTTCAGTCTCGGCTCCAGTGCAGTGAAGACAGGTAACAGGTCCAGTATCAACCGGACCCGGGAACGACGATTGGGAAGAGATCGTCAACGACTCCTCCAGGTTTATCATCGTCGGGGACTCCGGCTGGCGAACTTCATAAAGTCATCATCATACCATTTCTActgctggctacccggcggctatcacgcaagatACTTTCTCTGGAGGCCGCATcacggcgccaccagtttgtcgcacagtccctatggCCATCGCTATGAATAAACATTCTGGAATGGCCTGTGGTCGTATCAGGACATAACAAATCTATCCgagataggcgcctccttctgttttcaacaagtccGGAGACAAGACGATATCATCCGGAAACCGGAATGGGGGTTGGCTGGGAgggtgccatgtggtgaagctgtgaagagtgtaggtgctggtctgctggccagatcaacAGCTTTGCGGCCCACATAAGCCTGTGATGCTGTACACGAGCACTGTGCCCTATATTCGTGAAGTTTAACGTATTATATAACACTATTATTCAGGCAATGTTTCGCAACGTTCGTTCTGTTGCCCAGGGGGTCTGTAGAGAACTCCAGCCATCCGCCGGCATATTCTGCTTTGCCTTCCATCGCGACTGAATGTGAAAGTATGGTTATACGATAATTGCCGCAGCTCATGATGCACCTCATGCGCAGTTCATGACCCTCAGTTTGCGTCTCTACTTGCAGTTTACAGGTCCCAAGTAATCCTTACGAAGTGCAAACCGCATTCCGAACCAATGTCTGAAGCTCTGAGGAAAGCAGATTACCCGCGAAGTACGGTACAAATTCAGGTTGCGCGGAGTCCACCGAATTTAGGACCAGGAGGTCCCGCAGGCGGAACAGTACAGTACCAAGCTGTACCGATACTGCAGAGTACGGCTCCGGACCAGAGTAAGGCGACACAGCAACAGCCAGTTCCAGTACAAGCAGCTGCTCCTAAACCCGAGCCATTCACCGTGCAGCCATCAATTCCTCCACGTCCTGGATGCTTGCCTCCGGGAGATTTAAGCTTCTTGGATGGTATAAGTAGCCTAATCATCAACTCGGACCCAGAAAAAGGGCGCGACAGTAAGAACAAAATTGTATTCATATTTACGTCGTTACGCCTCGTTCACCGGCCTACTAAATCGCTGACATCCGCGAAGTCTGCGGTGTCAGCAGCCACTTTCATTATCATGTGGCAGGTGTCAACGGCACTGAACGGTGGCAGCACTAACCAGACATATTAGATATATCGGATATTTACATGATTATCGCTTAATGTTCAATTTCTGTCTTGTGTTCTCCTATTATTGCCCGTCAGTTATGACGTCACCGTATTTTTTAAATAAGTTTTACATGTCGAACACGGTGTTTTTTCATTGCACAGTTACTGCTTTTGCAGTCTAGTTGTACGGCCAGCCGGACGTGCTTCCGCAGAGAGAGTTTCAACTCCTAGATGAATAGTTATGCATAAAAATCATTAAATATTTAATTAGGGACTTTCGGACAAAACTGGAGTAGCAGAGTAAGAGATAATGCTTGTTGAAAGCCATTGCGTTGAAATATAAATCACATATTGCATCACATGCatattgctatgcaaatgagccaaaaccgaaaccgtgcgCCTGAGGCGCGTATGGCTGTAATCGTCGTCGGCTTATCTCGGCCGTAAAGCGGTTTCCTGCGCTCCGGCGTACAGTTTGGGTTTCGACTGCCAAAACTCTGCGATTGGATGTTTCTCATTTCATGGGATTTGATTGGATTGGATGTTTCTATTTCTacgtacgtgctcgtttcatgattttttttaatgaggATTACATCCCATCCTGCTATCTTACTTTAGCACGAAAGCCCATGACTTGAACTGTTAATCAATTTTATAGGTAATAAATCATCTAGTAGTTACATACGTCCTTCGAAAGAGTGTCCGCACGGTTATTCATGTTAGCGCCGACCGGACCGACCGGAACCCTTTTTCCCGGTTTGAATTAAGTGACTAAGGTCTGATTGGTAGAATTATTGGAGATTTACGACACGTCTCCTACAGAATCCGAAGAGTGGCTCGTCGTCTACAATAGCGATATGGAAGAGACGTGCTACTTCAACATCGGTTAGTGAGACCCATCCTGACCTTCCTGGTCTCTGCTTATCGTATGGCGGCAGTGATGTTACAATGTAGTTCACCATGCTCCCGTCTTAACTTACAGAACAAGACCGCTGCGAATACTGCATGTGCATAGGAAATGCCAGTTGCGCACTGCGCGGCGTAGACACTCAGAAGAGACAAATTTTAAAACTACATCGACCGCTCCGATGTCAGAGTGGAGTCCGAGGGTATTGCATCGGCTGGTGTGCAAGGCAGGTAAGCGCTGCTTTAAGCTAGCTCGTTAAAGGAGGACAGTAGTAGAAGAAGCACGAAAGgttttcatgtgtgtgtgtgggggggggggcaatttgtttcacagaaaaaaaactcacataaacatggttccgcgcgttcacccttaactcgccactccaggtataaccaggatgaggaggtatgatggcacgtcaccgatgacgttataaggagaactcgttcgcCGGTTAGCGGGGGttagcgccttgtccctttgccaccgtaaaccagttttgccagttgtcccggagaattggggataggaggagcggccgaatcattaccgagccaggagagactttttcagaaccccgaacagcagagtagcagacatttctctaggccaatcagcgagcgttctacTTACATATAgagtcagcgcgaggttccaagcagatcacaggctggtactgctcttcaccaccggtgcgcacggtcgctttttgcggcgtattttaaattcaatttctgcgataattatgaacCTGTGGCGTGAATtactttgcatggtgcatcttactggcctactgaACAGTTTTATagagaagaaaacagaaaacgCATTGTGGCTCCCCCTCTAAGCTGCCCGAATGCACCTCAAGCCCTCAATAGCAGCTTCAGCTTCGTTAACTTGTCATTGGAGCTACAGATTACATTCGTTCATGTTAGCGTCTCTCTAGCGCCATGGAAAGCGTCGTAGATTCACCAAGTGAACTGACCCATCCTTTCCTGTTGCAGACCTGTTTCTACCTATTCCTTTCTCTGTTTCCGTGGCGCAAAAACCACCTGTTGCAGGGTTTGCGATCAGCACGCGTTTTTGCTTGCCACCTGAGGCTGAACCGCCAAGTACTAAGTTGCATACAAGACTTGCGAGCATTTTACGTGTTTGTCGCAGGTTCTTGCATGATTACATAAGTTCCTTATTCCGGATTGGTGGATGAGCTaacacccaggcagcacacggcATCGGGCCGATATCAgcagcaagttgggcatgtcggcccaacatatccccgacactgccaacttgtgaccgatgtaggacagaagttggcaatgtcggctcaatGTTGATGGAAAAATGCGACATCTAGCCGAcgctgccaacttgcgaccgatatcacgctgaagttggcaatgtcagCTTTGTGTTGACCGACACCAGCGAGATGACGCTGACAATGTCAACTTTCGATTGACATCCCACAGAGattgacaatgtcggcttgatgatTATAGAAACCAGAGACAAgacgccgacattgccaacttgcgaccaacATCCAACtaaagttggcaatgtcggctcgatgttgaccgaagccaacgacatgacgctgacactggctttccatcgacttacttggtgtcccgcgccaaAAGCAAGTAGGAAACACATTCGTTACGTTGATGTCGAGTATGCATTGCACGTTGCACGTTGATGTATtcgaagcaattcctcacttgagcCTCGTTTGTATATATGCTTGAGCGAATTAAACTGAGACACGTCACCTCCAGCATTTTGATTCCGagacgagcagggctctcgaatttgcggaagctcgtaaaacatgaaatatatagtatctgttttcgcttcgaAAGCAATGCCGGTTCCTTTTGAAATCTTCTTGCACTTCGTGGTCCTAGGAGCTTCTTTTTTTCGTCTTGCTTTCTGTAACGCCGCGCTCATTGTCCGCCACGGGAAATATGAGGAACAAAGGAAACCATCAAAAAATGAAACGAGTAAGAAACAATGGCAGAAATAAAAGTAGTTTCGTCGCAAATAACGAGTCTATAGCGTTTAGTTAGGATCGCCAACACACGAATACAAATACAATTATGTTCGCACAACATTGGTCACAAATCGGTAGCATGTCGAAATGACATCAGCAGCATGTCCAAATGATATCGGACCAATATCCTGACCCGATATCTGCCCAACTCTGGGCGGTGTTGCAAAGTGTATGTTGGGCCGATATCGGGAGTGTCGGCAGGAGCACATCGATCggggtgctgcttgggataaaCAATTTGAGCACAGGTAACTCACACACTTCTGGCACATCTCACAAATTATACGTAGTGCAGAGTCCACCACGTATATGATTATCCACTGGTTAGTCGCGTGTCGTCCCAAAACTGCGGCAAAAGGCAGCGGATCCTCCGAGAGCCAGGATCACAGAGGTATCGGCCCGCCATCGGTCGCTCATCCACAACTGACATCGGCCCACTGCCTCATTGTGACATCGGCCCTGTGTACAGCTGTGATGTCAGCCCGACCTCGGGGGAGATGTTTCAAAACGGATGTTGGGCCGACATGATGGGTGTCGGCAAAACGAACACTGGGCCGCTGTCAGTCCAACATCGGTGTGCTGCCCGAGCAGGTTTCACGATGCAGATATGGGATAGTAGAGCAATAAATGTGCCATTCGATTATTCCAAATTccttgttgctttttttttctgttacagTGGATATTACCTACAGGTTATGTAAGGCTGAGTCACGTACATATTCCCTGACgtattctttcctttttctgtttGGACTAATATGCTCATGAAGTGCCGGCGACGTCCATCGGGCATCCCTGCGGATAAACCAACTCTGGGCCGTCTTCTCGTATAGCTAATAATTTCGTTAGTTAATTTAATAGATATACAATTAGCTAATTAATTACTAATACTAATGAATAATTAATCCATTATAGTTAATTTCGTAGTAACACTTACTGGTCTTTACGTCGGCGTCATGAGCGACGTCAGGGTGGTCAGTCTGAGTCACTTTTGTCTGCTGGTGCCTAAGGAACTGTAACCCTTCTGCCACCAAGTTGTTGGGGTTTTCATCCTagtctctctttttctttcaaaAATGTACGTTCAGGATCAAAAGTATCGGTAAACGAGTCACTCATGTCACGTGATTCTTATGCAAATGCAGGAAATGCACGTGAAAGACTCCTCTGACAAGGATATTGGTTTTGTGTTCGAGGACGCCACATTGTGGGGTGTATCACTGTCCATCTGTGACGCATCACGGAAGCCCGTCCTCAAGGTGCGGGGACCCTGCTCCATCCCGGTTACTGTCAAGAACATAACCTTCCAGGTAATAATGCTATAGAACGTTTCCTCGACGCACGTTTAAAGGTCATTGCAAACATCATTCTACACTAGAGAATGGCGAGATATAAACCAATGAACAAACGTATGCGTCAAGCTCGGACATCAGAGCTGCAGCCGTCTGGCGGTGTGCCTGGCCTAGGCAGATATTTACTCCTGCAGGCCTGAAAGCTTCGTGACGCCCCCATagaaaagttgtcgcgaacaaTGGCGCGAATGGAGGCGATGTCGTTGGACAGCAAGAAATGTAAAAGGTTACGATACGGTTAAGTGATTAAATAGCGATTTATAGCACGCATGTTTAACAATTCAATTCTTGCAATAATTGGAACATACGCGAATGTTACGCAAGCACGTACTAGAGTGAGTGTGATGACGACGGTTAACACAGCTGCCGTGATCGTCCGCTATCGCAGAACACGGTTAGCACTTAACTTCCTTTGAATTAGTGTTCTTCCACAAATTTCAGCGCAAATGACATTTATTCGAAGGCACAGCAGCAAAGAATTGGGAATATGGATGGTGTACACAATTGACGGCACTTTATAAGGAGAAGCCGCAGTATGCGATTGCCAGTGTGGAGAGAAATGCATTGTAACTTTTCCGGCAGTGGATCGTGCTGTGCTTAACAGACGTTTGGGCCATATGTAGGCACCGGCAATGTGGCAAATTGGTCGACTACGCGCAGCACTGCCTTTTGTTGTTGTGTCGCCTTCTTTGTCCGTCGATCCCTTTAGCAGCCTAAACCAGTAATgttacaccaactaccccaactttgcactttggcAGTCTCTTGTGCGGAACTTTCAGGCATGTAGTAACGCATGTCGGTCTAAGGTGTGGCACGAGCTTGAAGATGATGACGTTTAGGGCCACAGCTGCAGAGCTGCTACTATAGACGAAAGGAACAACACAACGAGCTGCGCTGGTTGCATTCTTTCGTCTAGTGAGAGCTCTGCAGTTatggaacaacaactttattttgagatggagagtggggaggttcatcgccagaggcgatactctaccccattgctggtggggatgtgaggaataaaataaggagctccttcacaataagtattgaagtccgatggtgtccagaaatgtcaaaagagctttgagcgcatatcgttgctgggctgggtTGGGCTAGGGAACTAAGTTATGGAACTTTATCGACCACCCCATCAATTTTCATTCATTCTGAAGTTTAGGGCTGCATCACGTGTTGAAGGAAGCTCCTTACGGTTGGGTAACTAGCACACTTTTTAACTAGCACATTAGGGAAGTTCCTTATACGTCAGAGGAACGGGAGCTTCGGTCATTCCTATTGGTGCCCGTAAGCCCGTGACCTCTCCCACAGCAGCCTCACTGGCGGAGATACAGTGTAGCGGAGGCGCCCGACATGATGCCCGCGATGAGTTTCGGCTTCGGCGATGAACTTGGCCGGGTGGGTAAATCAAACTTGAAACCGATAAAACCCTCAGTGTGGAGACGAGAGACGAAAGACTAACACGGACTGTCGTTctcttttgtgtttcttttggtTCACATGCTTGGTTGTGTCATCCATACAGCAGTGTCACGGTCATTAGATAAGCAAGATGCCATAACCTCTCTGAACTATGTCAGGCCTCGCTCGCGTCCTGTTACGTCCATCACACGCTAGTATGCCAAGTTTTGAGGGAGAGTTCTAATTGGAGTTCCTATTGTGTCTGTAGGTGCAAAGTTTAAGCGGGAAGAAAGTAGGCTGCATAGACCGACAGCTCGACACCGACACAAACACGGACGCAATCGTGGTGTCATTTCCAAAGGAAATGAGCAGAAGCCAAAAGGCCTGTGTGCTTGCGGCTGCCTTGTTGCTGGTGAGAATCACAAATCAGTTTTTCAGTATTATTATGTTAAATCgagtggtcatttcgtggcaccTTTTTAGCCAGATTCCGAGCAGTCACGTTCGCTTGGTCCATGCGCAGCAGTCTCGTACGTTCACGTACCGCTTTGCAAGtgccaggaatttgccagctagcactttctTCTCACGGCCTCGATACGACCGGGCAGCgcgttgcccaactatatccggcgtcgtcacatccgcactgcgagGGTGGCGATAGGGCCCGCATTGGCACGCACGTCAAAGTTTACGTTGGTTAGCAGACCATgaaacccgaagacgagcgatCGCGATGCCACTAGCGTGATCCCAGCGAGTAAAACCGCTAGATCCCTGACACTCATGTTCCGGTGGAAacagtcacgtgatccagcaCCACACACAGAGCAGTGATTTCCGAGATCGAGCTTGGTCGTGCTGCCACAAAGTAATCACCCCAATTCGCCATTAGGGACATAGCGATCAAGTTCTCAATGAGCCACTGCAACGTAACCATGGTACTGCTTACACAACTAGGTTCGTAAAGGTTCGTAAAACAGATTAGAAACGatcaaaaaaggcgtatgtctCCCgtctgggcagataacgataccattcgaggtgatgcttggctaggagcgtgtgctatatacggtgaagttcatttctaagagtgcatgcATACGGGTTCGAAAAGACCCGTCCTGGAATCCGGACGCGTCATTTATTGAACAAGGGGGCCTAACCCCCGAATTCATGGATATGACTTGAAGCCGCATCTTGACTTGTGCAAGTCTGAGCCAAGACCTGCCCTCGCTCAAGACGGCTTGTGACCTCCATGGATCCTCCCGCAGGGTTACTTCGTCAAGAGCCCGCTAACTTTAACTGCGTCTGGGAGCGAGATTTTCGTTCAAGTTTGCTCTTAAAATGTGCTTTGCAGCGTGAAAACGTGACGTTTCTTAGCATCAGTGCCTATAGTATGTGTCAACACCTGTTATCTGGCATCGATGCTTGTGCAAAGTCCATGTAAACAAATTGATGACGTGTTTGCTCATGTAAGCCAAGCCAAGGCAAGATTCTGAGTGTCAGTGGCTTCGCGAAGTTGCCGTACTGGAGCGTTATCCAAGTCGGGTTCAAAGTGGCCCGAGCGCTGACTTATCATTTTCACCACACGTGTCAAGTCGAGCTCACTGCGTAAGAACGCTTCAAGCCGAGCAGGGTTTTCGAAGTGCATTTGCGCCCTTCCAAGGCATCTGCAAGTCGAGATCAAGTCACATCTACAAATTCGGTTGTAGCAGTCCGGAAATGAAACGTCGGGTTTAGATTGTTTTTAAACCTGTTGCATCGGCCAGTGTGTGTTTTAGTGTGAAGAAAAATTTACTAAATTTCTCGAGCAAAGCATCTGTAACGTTATTCAAAGTTGAGTGTCGTGTTTTCGGCCGTTGCTGACGACGGCGCTGCTGTGCGTTCTGCCCACACTAATTATATGCCTCAGCGCATACACATCACGACCTACTATAAAGACCTTGCCACGCGCCAGTCATCTAGCGGAGAGCCGGGTTAAACGGTACTGCCAGCTGTTTTGCAAGGCTGGCGCCGTTCGTCCGCTGTGGTCCGTTGTCTGCATGCGCAATCCCCTTCCTCGCTTAGAATATTAGTGATGTTAACTGTTTCCGTTAGCAAGTCGCAGGAGCAGTGTTGTATTGTGTACAAAAATGTAGCGTGCAATCCTCATAAAGCAGTGAACACCGGTGCTACTAGCTCGGTGCTGCTGGTATGTCCAGGTCCGATGCAAGGATTAGTCGATTGGAAGCACTCAAATCATAGCTCATCTATGTGGAACCCACTTGGAAAGAATAGAGCGGGTCATGTTCCGTGTACGTACCCCgcaccccacactcttaaaaatgaacttcaccgcatagcacgttcctagccaaccatcgtctcgaatgatatcgttacaggccatgatttgttgaaaacgggaggcgacgcttttttgtgacaattatgaccagcgtaagtgtcacaaaaaggcgtacgcatcccttttcaataaatcagggcagataacggtatcattcgaggtgatggttggcttggcgcgtgctatgcggtgaagttcatttttaagagtgtcttTGTATCAATTATCGtgtatccaaactgacacaaaaaggcgtacactcttaaaaatgaacttgaaatGGGTTAGTATACGGCTGGACGGTTTGCTGTACCCATCCACCGCGTTACCACAGAACGAATATATGCCGCTTGGGTGTCTCATTGCCCTACTCTCCGGTGCGACTGAGGGCGGCACGACACGCGGAGTAAGCTGAGGGTCAAGTTACTTTAAAATAGAGGCCGTACCTTGTAGTTAAATTAAACGATAATAGCGATAAcaaataataacagtaataataatactactactaataataaaaataaatgatactTGTACTCAGCGTGCGTGCTTCAGTGTGCACTGGGGGAAATaatctcttagaaatgaacttcaccgcacagcacgctcccagccaaccataatctcgaatgatatcgttatctgccctgatttcttgaaaacggaaggcgtacactgtaaactttttcacacctttaaaggtgtgcgctatgcacattcaatctggttgtgtaacattgcatctccagtatgatattttacaaa
It contains:
- the LOC135385263 gene encoding phospholipid scramblase 2-like; its protein translation is MSEALRKADYPRSTVQIQVARSPPNLGPGGPAGGTVQYQAVPILQSTAPDQSKATQQQPVPVQAAAPKPEPFTVQPSIPPRPGCLPPGDLSFLDGISSLIINSDPEKGRDKSEEWLVVYNSDMEETCYFNIEQDRCEYCMCIGNASCALRGVDTQKRQILKLHRPLRCQSGVRGYCIGWCARQEMHVKDSSDKDIGFVFEDATLWGVSLSICDASRKPVLKVRGPCSIPVTVKNITFQVQSLSGKKVGCIDRQLDTDTNTDAIVVSFPKEMSRSQKACVLAAALLLRVMVCDAGHLSLCLTWALLIICCPVTCIMVQRQQQMDERRLFVDKMEGKARKRKPKN